AGAAGGCGTACAGCCCGTCGGGCAGCTTCGTGCCGTCCGGACCCCGGCCCCGCCAGTCGATCTGGCCCTGGCCGGGCCCGATCTCCTCGCGCGCCACCTCGCGGCCCCCGGCATCGCGGGTGACCAGCTGGACGCTGTCGGCCTGACCATGCGGCGCGATGTCCAGGGTGAGGGGCGCATCGCCGAACCAGACGGGGGCGGTGGTCCGCGCTTCCTTGCCGATCCAGGCGGCCAGGCCGCTGCCGCCCGCCTGTCCGGCCATCCGTTCCAGAAAGCGGTTGCTCAGCGCCTGCTGCTCGACCCCGGCAAAGGTGGCCAGCTGGATGGCGAAATCGGTGCCCTGCATGGGGTTCAGCGGATCCTGGTTCTTCAGCTGCGCGGTCAGCATGGTCAGGAAGGTCTGGAAATCCGCGCCCGTTCCCTCGGCCGAGAACCCGGTCTGGGCGGGGGCTGCGCCCGTCGCGGGCAGGACGGGCGAGGTGATGGCGTCGACCATGGGGCTCTCCTACAATCTGATGTCGACGCGCCGATCGCTCAGCGGCGCAGGCGCAAGGGTCACGCGCAGGGCGGTGGGCACGGCCTGGCTCTCGCCCTCCTCGGTCGGTTCGAGGGGCGGGAACGCGGGTCCGCCCCCCCGGTCGTCGCGCCGGAAGTCGAGGCTGTCGGCCGTCACCCCCGCCTCGGCCAGTTGCTGAGTCAGCAGGTCGGCATTGCGCCGCACCAGCTCCAGCGTTTCGGGCCGCTCGGCCCAGAGCGTGATCTGGCTGCGGTCGGGGCCCGACATGACCAGCCGGATCCGACCCAGCTCCTCGGGCGACAGGGCGATTTCGGTCCGATCGCCCCGCGTGATGACCAAGGCATCGGTCACCTGCCGGATGACCGGCCGGGGATCCGGGGCGACCTCCGGCCCGCCGATCCCGGTGGACAGGGAGGGCCGTGACAGGTCCGCCACGCGAAACTCGGGCGCGGGCCGAGCGTCCGGGTTGATCGCTGCCTCGGCCTGACCGGAAAGCGGCACGGCGCCCGCGCGCGGCGAGGGACCGGAGTCCTTCAGAACAGGCATCTGCTCGGCCCTCTGGCCAGCGCCGCGCCCATCGGGATCGGATCTGACCGTTCCAACCATCGCCACGTCGGGTGTCGCGTCGCGTCCGGGCCCGGCCACCGCTGCCCTTGCGCCGGTCGGCGATTCGCGACCTTCCGTGGCACTCGGGTCCGCTGCCACATCACCGGGGCGTGCATTGCCGGTCGGTTGATCCGACTGCAAGGGCCTCTGACCCGGCTGGTCCGCATCGGAGGCCAGGCTTGGATCGGTCTCTTTCCCCCCCGCGATCGGCGCGGGCGGTGCCACGGCCACGGACGCCTCCCCTGTCGGGGGTGGCCCGAGATGCCGGGCGTCCGCGGGCGGGGGTGCGACCTGCGCGGATCCTGCCTGCGGCGTCCCCCGCGCATCCGCTTCCTTCAGGCGCAAGACCATGCCGTCCGTCGGCGGCATCGCCCCCTCCACCGTCTTGGGCACCGTCTTCGGCACCGGCGGTGCATCCGCCTCGGGCACCGCGATCCCTGCCGGCGATTCGGGGTTCTTGCCTTCGCCCGGCACCTCAGCCGTGACCGATGTCTCGACCGTTCCCACCTCGATTGCCTGCGCCTCGGCGGGCATCGGCTCCTCGAGGGGCGCAGCCAACTCCCCCTCAACCTGCACCGTGACCGCACCGGGGGTGGGCAGGACCGGATTCTTCGCGGGCGGCGCGGCGAATTCCGCCGTCATGCCCAGCACCCCCTCCAGCCAGCGGGCCAGGGGATCGGAGGCCGTCGCCCCGGGTCCAGGCGCCCCCGGCATCGCCGCACCTGCAAGAGGCCAAAAAGTCCCGGCCGCCACGGGCAGCAGCGCAAAGCCCGGGTCCCCGTCGAGGGGCATGACGGTCTCGGGCGCCGCCTCCGCACGGGACGGCCAGGTCGGGGTCATCTGGATCTCAGCCATGCCAAGCCTCGCGGTTTTTTTCTGGATAGCCGGGATTCCTTACCAATTATTTACTGCCGCCCCATATTTTCGATCCATTCACATCGGAGGCGAGACCAGGATGCAGATCGACCCCCTCGTACCGGCGCGCGGGCCCAAGGCCGGGCCCCATGCGGTCGCGGACCAGCTGGAACAGGCATTTCTGGAGGAGATGCTGAAATATTGCGGCCCTTCCCCGGCCGAGGGCGCCTTTTCCGGCGGCGCCGGAGAGGATCAGTTCGCCAGCTTCCTGACGCGCGAACATGCGGCGCTTCTGGCCCGGCGGCTGGACCTGGGATTCGCGGCGATGCTGGGCGCGCGGGAATGAGCCGCGCGGTCACCCGCCAGATGGCGCAGATCCGGGCGGCGCTGATCTCGGGCGATGCGCAGGCCGCCCTGGCCGCCATCGACGACCTGACCCGCGTCGCCGCCCGGGCGGGCCTCGACGAGGAGGCCCGCGCCCGCCTGGAACCCGCCCTGGCCGAGCTGCGCGCGCTGGCGCAGGCCTCGCTGACAGGCGCCCAGCAGGCGGCCGATCAGATCCGCGCGATCGTGCAGGCGGCGCGCAGCCTGCAGACCTACGATTCCCTCGGGCGGCGCAATGTCATGCCCACGCGGGCCACCGCGGCGCAGAGGTTTTAGTAAAATGCCCGGCAAGCTTCATTTGAGCGGCGGGGCGATCTTCACTACTTCTCAATCACCGGCAGCTAGAACGGTGTCGTGCCAGAAACGGCGCAGGGCAGGTGCCCGATCGGTCAGAAGGCCACGTAGGAAACCCCAGGTGCAAAGCACCTTTCGGAGGATAACATGACCAGCATTCTGACCAACAACAGCGCCATGGTCGCGCTGCAGACCCTGAAATCCGTGAATGCCCAGCTGGGCAAGACCCAGGCCGACATCGCGACCGGCAAGTCCGTCGCCAATGCCAAGGACAGCGCGGCGGTCTGGGCCATCTCCAAGGTCATGGAAACCGACCAGTCGGCGTTCAAGACCATCCAGTCGAACCTGAACGTGGCGGATGCCGTGGTGACCACGGCCCGCACCGGTGCGGAGAAGGTCGTCGAAAGCCTGCGCTCCATCAAGGATCTGGCAGCCGGCGCTTACAACACCGCGACGGCCAGCGAGAAGGCGAAGATCACCACCGACATCAACCTGAAGTTCAAGGAGATCGCGTCGGTCATCAACGGCACGCAGATGAACGGCGTGAACCTGCTGAAATCCGGCACGGCCGACCTGAAGGTTCTGGCCTCGCTGGACCGCGGCGCTACCGTGGCGACCAAGACCAACTCCATCTCGGTCGCGACCACGGGTCTCGACACCCTGATCGGCGCGCTCGGCCTTGATCCGGCTGTGCCGGCGACCTTTGGTGTGTCGACCATCTTCACCGCCACCAGCCTGGACGTTAGCGCGGATGACCTCACCAATATTGGTGCGTTCATCACCGCGATTGAAACCTCGATCAGCGGCGTTCTGGAAAAGACCGCCCAACTGGGCTCCTACGGCAAGCAGCTGACCGGTCAGGCCGAGTTCGTGGGCAAGCTGGCCGACTCGCTCAAGTCGGGCATCGGCGCCCTCGTGGACGCCGACATGGAGGAATCCTCGGCACGCCTGCAGGCGCTGCAGACGCAGCAGCAGCTGGGCATCCAGTCGTTGTCGATCGCCAACCAGGCGCCGGCGGCCATCATGGCCCTGTTCCGCGGCTGACACGGACGGGCGCCCTCGGGCGCCCTTTCCCTTCCCAGATATCCAGAATGGAAAGTTAGAACGTGAACGCGGTCATGCCCCTGAACGACCATGGCTATCGCTCCAGCGGCCTGCGCACGGCCCGGGACGCCGAATACGACGCCTTCTCGCGCGTCACCCGCATGCTGCGGCAATCGCCGCGCCAGACCGACAACCAGGACACGATCCTGGCCGTCCACACGAATACCGAGCTCTGGACCCTCCTGGCCTTCGACCTGGCCGAACCCGGCAATGCCCTGCCCGACACGACCAAGGCGGGCCTGATGTCGCTGGCCGGCTTCGCGATCCGCCACGGCCATGCGGTGATGGCCGGCGAGGCTGCCACCGATCCGCTGATCGACATCAACATGACCGTCATGCGCGGCCTGCGCGGCGAGGGGGCGGCATGAGCGGCCTGGTCCTCAAGCTGGCCCCGAACGAACGGGTGCTGATCAATGGCGCCGTGATCGAGAACGGCGACCGCCGGACCAGGATCGCCATCAAGACCCCCAATGCGAATGTCCTGCGCCTGCGCGATGCGATCCATCCCGACAGCGCCCGCACGCCCGTCTCGCGCGCGCTCTACATCGCGCAGCTGATCCTGTCGGGCGACACCGAACCCCTGGCCGGGATGTCCCAGCTGGCCGTCGCCATCGAACAGCTGAGCCAGGTCTTCGAGGATCGCGACAGCCGCATCCTGCTGGCCGATGCGACCGCCGCCGCGCTCGAGCCCAACCCCTATCAGGCGATGCGCAAGCTGCGCGACCTTCTGCCGCGCGAGGCACGCCTCTTCGCCGCCAGCCACGAATGAGGGTGTCATGACCATCTCCGTCGGTGCCACCGGGCTGGTCGGCTGGAAGATCGTCCAGCGGATCGAGGCCCGCCAGATCCAGGCCGTGGCCCGCGATCCCGTGGTGCAGCGGTCGACCACCTATTTCCGCGACACCATCTCCCGCACCACCCAGGCCGCCGATCTGGTCAAGGACTACCGCCTGCTCAGCTTGGCCCTGTCGGCCTTCGGGCTGGAAGCCGACCTGCCCAACAAGGCCTTCATCCAGAAGGTCCTGGAAAGCGATGTCGCGGACAGGACCTCGCTGGTGAACCGGCTGGCGGACAAGCGCTACCTGCGGCTGGCCGAGGCCTTCGGGTTCGGCGCCAAGGCGGTGCCGGCCGATCTGGGCGAGACGGTCAGCACGGCCTTCGTCCAGCGCGAGTTCGAACGCCGCATCGGCCAGGGCGATGACACCCTGCGCCTGGGACTGAACGCCCGGCGCGAGCTGCAGCAGTTGGGCGGCCGCGACTCCACCGACCGCACCCTGTGGTTCGAGGTGATCGGCAACGCCCCCCTGCGCAAGGTCTTCCAAGGCGCCTTCGGCTTCGGCGAGAACTATGGCCGCCTGCCCGTCGACCGCCAGCTGGAGGAATATACCAAGGCCTCGGAACGCCTGCTGGGCAGCTCCAGCTTCAAGGACATCTCCTCGCCCGAGGCGATCGACCGGCTGGTCCAGACCTACATGGCCCGGTCGCAGCTGACCGTCTTTCCGGCCGCGAACCGCTACAGCGCCGCGCTGACCCTGCTGCAGAACGCCTGACGGCTGCGGCCTCGTTCAAGGCGGCGCCCGTCAGGCGTTCTGCCGAACCGAGCCACAAGGCAAGCCCCCCGGCACCCGATCCCCCAAGGGCATCGCGCCCCCCCCCGGCTTTTTCCCAAGACCCGATGCCGACCGCACCTTGCGCCCAAGGTGTGGCTGGCTATAACCCCGGACGATTTGCCGCGACCGATCCAAGTCCAGCCCGGGGGCCCAGACCATGCCGAAAAGAACCGATATCAAGTCGATCCTGATCATCGGGGCGGGACCGATCGTCATCGGGCAGGCCTGCGAGTTCGACTATTCCGGCGCTCAGGCCTGCAAGGCCCTGCGCGAGGAAGGCTACCGGGTCATCCTGGTGAACTCGAACCCCGCCACGATCATGACCGATCCGGAAATGGCCGACGCGACCTATATCGAGCCGATCACCCCCGAGATCGTCGAAAAGATCATCGCCAAGGAACGCCCCGACGCGCTGCTGCCCACGATGGGCGGGCAGACCGGGCTGAACACCGCGCTGGCCCTGGCCGACAGCGGTGCCCTGAACCGCTACGGGGTCGAACTGATCGGCGCGCAGCGCAGCGCCATCGAGATGGCCGAGGACCGCAAGCTGTTCCGCGAGGCGATGGACCGGATCGGCCTGGAAAACCCCAAGGCCACGATCATCGCCGCGCCCAAGCTGGCCTCGGGCAAGTACGACATCAACACCGGCGTGGCGCAAGCCATGGACGCGCTGGAGGAAATCGGCCTGCCCGCGATCATCCGCCCCGCCTTCACGTTGGGCGGTACCGGCGGCGGCGTGGCCTATAACCGCGACGATTACGAACGCATCGTGCGCTCGGGTCTGGACGCCTCGCCCATGGCGCAGGTGCTGATCGACGAATCCCTGCTGGGCTGGAAGGAATTCGAGATGGAGGTCGTGCGGGATCGCAACGACAACGCCATCATCGTCTGCGCCATCGAGAATGTCGATCCGATGGGCGTGCATACCGGCGACAGCATCACGGTCGCCCCGGCCCTGACCCTGACCGACCGCGAATACCAGATCATGCGCACCGCCAGCATCGCGGTCTTGCGCGAGATCGGCGTCGAGACCGGCGGCTCGAACGTGCAATGGGCCGTGAACCCCGAGGATGGCCGCATGGTCGTCATCGAGATGAACCCCCGCGTCAGCCGCTCGTCGGCGCTGGCCTCCAAGGCCACTGGCTTCCCGATCGCCAAGATCGCC
Above is a window of Paracoccus liaowanqingii DNA encoding:
- a CDS encoding flagellar hook capping FlgD N-terminal domain-containing protein: MVDAITSPVLPATGAAPAQTGFSAEGTGADFQTFLTMLTAQLKNQDPLNPMQGTDFAIQLATFAGVEQQALSNRFLERMAGQAGGSGLAAWIGKEARTTAPVWFGDAPLTLDIAPHGQADSVQLVTRDAGGREVAREEIGPGQGQIDWRGRGPDGTKLPDGLYAFSLESRRGEELIAETRVGAYARIVEAQFEDGGRLVFEGGGSAPAAEVTALRDPA
- the fliK gene encoding flagellar hook-length control protein FliK: MAEIQMTPTWPSRAEAAPETVMPLDGDPGFALLPVAAGTFWPLAGAAMPGAPGPGATASDPLARWLEGVLGMTAEFAAPPAKNPVLPTPGAVTVQVEGELAAPLEEPMPAEAQAIEVGTVETSVTAEVPGEGKNPESPAGIAVPEADAPPVPKTVPKTVEGAMPPTDGMVLRLKEADARGTPQAGSAQVAPPPADARHLGPPPTGEASVAVAPPAPIAGGKETDPSLASDADQPGQRPLQSDQPTGNARPGDVAADPSATEGRESPTGARAAVAGPGRDATPDVAMVGTVRSDPDGRGAGQRAEQMPVLKDSGPSPRAGAVPLSGQAEAAINPDARPAPEFRVADLSRPSLSTGIGGPEVAPDPRPVIRQVTDALVITRGDRTEIALSPEELGRIRLVMSGPDRSQITLWAERPETLELVRRNADLLTQQLAEAGVTADSLDFRRDDRGGGPAFPPLEPTEEGESQAVPTALRVTLAPAPLSDRRVDIRL
- a CDS encoding rod-binding protein, whose protein sequence is MQIDPLVPARGPKAGPHAVADQLEQAFLEEMLKYCGPSPAEGAFSGGAGEDQFASFLTREHAALLARRLDLGFAAMLGARE
- a CDS encoding flagellin N-terminal helical domain-containing protein — its product is MTSILTNNSAMVALQTLKSVNAQLGKTQADIATGKSVANAKDSAAVWAISKVMETDQSAFKTIQSNLNVADAVVTTARTGAEKVVESLRSIKDLAAGAYNTATASEKAKITTDINLKFKEIASVINGTQMNGVNLLKSGTADLKVLASLDRGATVATKTNSISVATTGLDTLIGALGLDPAVPATFGVSTIFTATSLDVSADDLTNIGAFITAIETSISGVLEKTAQLGSYGKQLTGQAEFVGKLADSLKSGIGALVDADMEESSARLQALQTQQQLGIQSLSIANQAPAAIMALFRG
- the flaF gene encoding flagellar biosynthesis regulator FlaF, whose protein sequence is MPLNDHGYRSSGLRTARDAEYDAFSRVTRMLRQSPRQTDNQDTILAVHTNTELWTLLAFDLAEPGNALPDTTKAGLMSLAGFAIRHGHAVMAGEAATDPLIDINMTVMRGLRGEGAA
- a CDS encoding flagellar biosynthesis repressor FlbT; this translates as MSGLVLKLAPNERVLINGAVIENGDRRTRIAIKTPNANVLRLRDAIHPDSARTPVSRALYIAQLILSGDTEPLAGMSQLAVAIEQLSQVFEDRDSRILLADATAAALEPNPYQAMRKLRDLLPREARLFAASHE
- a CDS encoding DUF1217 domain-containing protein; amino-acid sequence: MTISVGATGLVGWKIVQRIEARQIQAVARDPVVQRSTTYFRDTISRTTQAADLVKDYRLLSLALSAFGLEADLPNKAFIQKVLESDVADRTSLVNRLADKRYLRLAEAFGFGAKAVPADLGETVSTAFVQREFERRIGQGDDTLRLGLNARRELQQLGGRDSTDRTLWFEVIGNAPLRKVFQGAFGFGENYGRLPVDRQLEEYTKASERLLGSSSFKDISSPEAIDRLVQTYMARSQLTVFPAANRYSAALTLLQNA